In Oncorhynchus kisutch isolate 150728-3 linkage group LG5, Okis_V2, whole genome shotgun sequence, a genomic segment contains:
- the ppfia4 gene encoding liprin-alpha-4, translated as MMCEVMPTITEGDSGGPPRGGGAQNGSDPEANFEQLMVNMLDERDKLLESLRETQETLIQSQTKLQGALHERDVLQRQIYAALPQEFATLTKELNVCREQLLEKEEEISELKAERNNTRLLLEHLECLVSRHERSLRMTVVKRQAPPPSGVSSEVEVLKALKSLFEHHKALDEKVRERLRVALERVTTLEGQLSATTQEVCVCLCVCVLTCHLLMPSVCVCVTLQRLPNGSIDAHDDGSRSVELQELLDRTNHELAQSRERSGTLSTRVAELEAELANTRRDLSRSEELSVKQQREQREGLAQREDMEERITTLEKRYLAAQRETTHIHDLNDKLENELVTKDSLHRQSEEKVRQLQELLELAEQRLAQTMRKAETLPEVEAELAQRVAALTKAEERHGNVEERLRQLESQLEEKNQELSRARQREKMNEEHNKRLSDTVDRLLTESNERLQLHLKERMAALEDKNSLIQDLENSQKQLEEFHHTRERLIGEIEKLRNEIDHLKRRSGVFGDGSHPRSHMGSASDLRFSVVEGQDGHYSSAVIRRAQKGRLAALRNEPNKVCAVFEQEYSSLRGSVSHLLGSDVEAESDLDDDVSSVLLSPSGQSDAQTLALMLQEQLDAINEEIRMIQVERESADLRADEIESRVNSGSMDGLNVTLRPRTMPSSATAQSLASSSSPPTSGRSTPKHNTHNASHQLGIMTLPSDLRKHRRKIASPVEAREDKATIKCETSPPSSPRSLRLETNFAQLTGSLEDGRGGKAKKGIKSSIGRLFGKSKEKGRMEGGGTLGREGQPLPALMPGVDFEMSIGDTMTLGKLGTQAERDRRMKKKHELLEEARRRGLPFAQWDGPTVVSWLELWVGMPAWYVAACRANVKSGAIMSALSDTEIQREIGISNPLHRLKLRLAIQEMVSLTSPSAPLTSRTSSGNVWLTHEEMENLASSTKAENEEGSWAQTLAYGDMNHEWIGNEWLPSLGLPQYRSYFMECLVDARMLDHLTKKDLRTHLKMVDSFHRASLQYGIMCLKRLNYDRKDLDRRREESMHDMKDALVWTNEQVVHWVQSIGLKDYNTNLMESGVHGALIALDETFDYSSLALILQIPMQNTQARQVLEREFNNVLALGTDRRLEESGDDKTFRRSPSWRKRFRAREGGGGMGMMAGSMETLPAGFRMPSMSMPPPSMALVPRKQLQPEVYSHDLYGHMLAAFRE; from the exons GAGTTTGCCACTCTGACCAAGGAGCTGAACGTGTGTCGGGAACAGCTgctggagaaagaagaggagataTCTGAACTGAAGGCTGAGAGGAACAACACCAGG CTTCTCTTGGAACACCTGGAGTGTCTGGTGTCTCGTCACGAGCGCAGTCTGAGGATGACCGTGGTGAAGAGACaagctcctcctccctctggggTCTCCAGCGAGGTGGAGGTCCTCAAGGCCCTCAAGTCCCTGTTCGAACACCACAAAGCCCTGGATGAGAAG GTGCGTGAGAGGCTTCGGGTGGCTCTTGAGAGAGTGACTACACTAGAGGGACAGTTATCAGCCACAactcaggaggtgtgtgtgtgtttgtgtgtgtgtgtcctcacctgCCATCTGCTGATGCCCTCA gtgtgtgtgtgtgtgacccttcAGAGGCTACCTAACGGTTCCATAGACGCCCACGACGATGGCAGCAGGTCAGTGGAGCTGCAGGAGCTTCTGGATCGGACCAATCATGAGCTGGCTCAGAGCCGTGAGCGTTCGGGCACGCTCAGTACACGAGTGGCAGAGCTGGAGGCGGAGCTAGCCAACACTCGCCGAGACCTGAGTCGCAGCGAGGAGCTGTCAGTCAAacaacagagggaacagagagag GGGCTGGCGCAGAGGGAGGATATGGAGGAGCGGATTACAACGTTAGAGAAACGTTACCTGGCCGCTCAGAGGGAAACCACCCACATCCACGACCTCAACGACAAACTGGAGAACGAACTGGTTACCAAGGACTCTCTGCAccgacag AGTGAGGAGAAGGTGCGCCAGCTGCAGGAGCTGTTAGAGTTGGCAGAGCAGAGGCTGGCTCAGACCATGAGGAAGGCTGAGACACTACCAGAGGTGGAGGCAGAGTTGGCACAGAGGGTGGCAGCCCTCACCAAg GCCGAGGAGCGACATGGCAATGTTGAGGAGCGACTCAGACAGCTGGAGTCACAACTGGAGGAGAAGAACCAGGAActgagcagg GCACgtcagagagagaagatgaaTGAAGAACACAACAAGCGTTTGTCTGACACAGTAGACCGTCTGCTCACTGAGTCTAACGAGAGACTGCAGCTTCACCTTAAAGAACGCATGGCAGCACTGGAGGACAAG AACTCCCTGATTCAGGATCTGGAGAACTCCCAGAAACAGCTGGAGGAGTTCCACCACACCAGG GAGCGTCTGATTGGTGAGATTGAGAAGCTGCGGAATGAGATCGACCACTTGAAACGCCGGAGTGGAGTGTTTGGAGATGGATCACACCCAcg gtctCACATGGGCAGTGCCAGTGACCTGCGTTTCTCAGTGGTAGAAGGGCAGGATGGGCACTACAGCTCTGCTGTCATCAGACGGGCACAGAAGGGCCGCCTGGCAGCGCTACGCAACGAACCCAACAAG GTGTGTGCGGTGTTTGAGCAGGAATACTCGTCTCTACGTGGCAGTGTCAGTCACCTCCTGGGCAGTGACGTGGAGGCTGAGTCAGACCTAGATGATGATGTTAGCTCCGTCCTCCTGTCACCCAGCGGCCAATCAGATGCACAGACTCTGGCTCTGATGTTGCAGGAGCAGCTGGATGCCATCAACGAGGAGATCAG GATGATCCAGGTGGAGAGGGAGTCTGCTGACCTCAGGGCAGATGAGATAGAGTCTCGTGTGAACAGTGGTAGCATGGACGGACTCAACGTTACACTCCGCCCCCGAACCATGCCCAGCTCAGCCACTGCCCAGTCCCTGGCTTCCTCCTCGTCCCCTCCCACCAGCGGACGCTCTACCCCCAAACACAACACCCACAACGCCAGCCACCAGCTGGGAATCATGACCCTG CCTAGCGACTTAAGGAAACACCGTAGAAAAATAGCA tctccagtgGAAGCTCGTGAGGACAAGGCTACTATCAAGTGTGAGacgtctcccccctcctctccccgcaGTCTGAGACTGGAGACCAACTTCGCCCAGCTCACTGGCAGTCTGGAGGACGGAcgagg GGGTAAGGCGAAGAAGGGCATCAAGTCATCTATAGGTCGTCTGTTTGGGAAGAGCAAGGAGAAGggcaggatggagggaggagggacactggggagggagggacagcctctgcctgccctgatgcCGGGAG TAGACTTTGAGATGAGCATCGGAGACACCATGACTCTGGGCAAGCTGGGcacgcaggcagagagagaccgcAGGATGAAGAAGAA ACATGAGCTGCTAGAGGAGGCCAGGAGGAGAGGACTGCCCTTCGCTCAGTGGGATGGACCAACTGTGGTCTCCTGGCTAGAG TTGTGGGTGGGGATGCCCGCCTGGTACGTGGCAGCGTGTCGTGCCAACGTGAAGAGCGGTGCCATCATGTCGGCCCTGTCGGACACAGAGATCCAGAGGGAGATTGGCATCAGTAACCCCCTGCACCGCCTCAAACTGAGACTGGCCATCCAGGAGATGGTGTCCCTCACCAGTCCCTCTGCCCCGCTCACCTCTAGAacg TCCTCCGGAAATGTGTGGTTAACCCATGAAGAGATGGAGAACCTGGCTTCCTCCACTAAAGCG GAGAATGAGGAGGGCAGCTGGGCTCAG ACTCTGGCATACGGGGATATGAACCATGAGTGGATCGGTAATGAGTGGCTGCCCAGCCTGGGTCTGCCTCAGTACCGCTCCTACTTCATGGAGTGTCTGGTGGACGCCCGCATGCTGGACCACCTCACCAAGAAAGACCTCCGCACCCACCTCAAGATGGTTGACAGCTTCCACAG GGCCAGTCTGCAGTATGGGATTATGTGCTTGAAGAGACTCAATTACGACAGGAAAGACCTGGACCGTCGTAGAGAGGAGAGCATGCACGACATGAAAG aTGCGTTAGTGTGGACCAATGAGCAGGTAGTGCACTGGGTCCAGAGTATAGGTCTGAAGGACTACAATACCAACCTGATGGAGAGTGGAGTCCACGGGGCTCTCATTGCTCTGGATGAGACCTTCGACTACAGCAGCCTGGCTCTCATACTGCAGATCCCCATGCAGAACACGcag gcTCGGCAGGTTCTGGAGAGAGAGTTCAACAACGTCCTGGCCCTGGGTACTGACCGCAGACTGGAGGAG agtgGGGATGATAAGACGTTCCGCCGCTCTCCATCGTGGCGTAAGCGTTTCCGAGcgcgggagggaggagggggaatggGCATGATGGCGGGCTCCATGGAAACACTGCCCGCTGGGTTCCGTATGCCCTCCATGTCCATGCCCCCACCGTCCATGGCCCTGGTGCCCAGGAAACAGCTGCAACCAGAAG TTTATTCCCATGACCTGTATGGACACATGCTTGCGGCCTTTCGAGAGTGA
- the myog gene encoding LOW QUALITY PROTEIN: myogenin (The sequence of the model RefSeq protein was modified relative to this genomic sequence to represent the inferred CDS: deleted 2 bases in 1 codon) yields MELFETNPYFFPDQRFYEGGDNFYQSRLPGGYDQGGYQERGGSMMGLCGGLSGVGVGLGGGMEDKATPSGLSPHPEPHCPGQCLPWACKLCKRKTVTMDRRKAATMREKRRLKKVNEAFEALKRSTLMNPNQRLPKVEILRSAIQYIERLQALVSSLNQQENDQGTQGLQYRTGPAQPRVSSSSEQGSGSTCCSSPEWSNTSDHCTQSYSNEDLLSADSPEQTNLRSLTSIVDSITAAEGAPLAYPVPVDIPK; encoded by the exons ATGGAACTTTTCGAGACCAACCCCTACTTCTTCCCCGACCAACGCTTCTACGAAGGGGGGGACAACTTCTACCAGTCCCGGCTGCCGGGTGGGTATGACCAGGGGGGCTACCAGGAGCGCGGGGGTTCCATGATGGGGCTTTGTGGGGGTCTATCC GGGGTTGGGGTAGGGTTGGGTGGAGGTATGGAGGACAAGGCAACCCCCTCTGGTCTCTCCCCCCACCCGGAGCCCCACTGCCCCGGCCAGTGCCTACCCTGGGCCTGCAAGCTGTGCAAACGCAAGACTGTGACCATGGACCGACGGAAAGCGGCCACAATGCGTGAGAAGAGGAGGCTGAAGAAGGTGAACGAGGCATTCGAGGCCCTGAAGAGGAGCACCCTGATGAACCCCAACCAGAGGTTGCCCAAGGTGGAGATCCTGAGGAGTGCCATCCAGTACATTGAGAGGCTGCAGGCACTTGTCTCCTCCCTCAACCAGCAGGAGAACGACCAGGGAACACAGGGCTTACAATACCGCACCGGACCTGCTCAACCCAGG gtGTCGTCGTCGAGTGAGCAGGGATCAGGCAGCACCTGCTGTAGCAGCCCAGAGTGGAGCAACACCTCAGACCACTGTACCCAGAGCTACAGCAACGAGG aCCTCCTGAGTGCAGACTCTCCAGAGCAGACTAACCTGCGCTCTCTGACGTCCATCGTGGACAGCATCACAGCAGCAGAGGGGGCTCCGCTGGCCTACCCTGTACCTGTGGACATTCCCAAATAA